A genomic region of Oryza glaberrima chromosome 1, OglaRS2, whole genome shotgun sequence contains the following coding sequences:
- the LOC127769676 gene encoding uncharacterized protein LOC127769676, producing MATLSYALCFAIVAGAIAASLWAMLSSRKRPPSDGSSPPHAVDDAAAASIGSAGASAMWSSRWSGVRPAWLLLASRAAAAVALAGVLLWDALTYDLTIMVYYTEWTFMLEIVYFVIATLFSAYGCFMYSMHHRHVTMLPEIDESLVGLSGSLMEINHGADQKGGAGLNQLGRFMQIVYQVLGGAVVLTDVVFWALIVPFMYSSHFSLNAVMGCIHSFNLVFLLIETTLNNLEFPWFRMTYFVLWTCSYVIIQWVVHVCGLKWWPYPFLNPAAPWAPLWYFCIALLHLACYTVYWAIVRGTNWWLRSCTIPTR from the exons ATGGCAACCCTCAGCTATGCCCTCTGTTTCGCCATCGTCGCTGGCGCCATCGCGGCGTCCCTCTGGGCGATGCTGTCCTCCCGCAAGCGACCGCCGTCGGATGGATCGTCACCACCGCACGCGgtggacgacgccgccgccgcatcgatcGGTTCGGCCGGGGCCTCCGCGATGTGGAGCAGCCGCTGGAGCGGGGTGCGCCCGGCGTGGCTGCTACTCGCGtccagagccgccgccgcggtcgccctcgccggcgtgctACTCTGGGACGCGCTGACCTACGACCTCACCATCATGGTGTACTACACGGA ATGGACCTTCATGCTAGAGATCGTCTATTTTGTG ATAGCTACGCTCTTTTCTGCATACGGATGCTTCATGTACTCAATGCACCACCGCCATGTCACCATGCTACCCGAGATCGACGAGAGCTTGGTAGGACTCAGCGGCAGCCTAATGGAGATCAACCATGGCGCCGATCAGAAGGGAGGAGCTGGACTGAACCAGCTGGGGCGCTTCATGCAGATTGTCTACCAG GTCTTGGGCGGCGCGGTTGTGCTGACGGATGTGGTCTTCTGGGCTCTGATAGTACCCTTCATGTACTCCTCTCATTTCAGCCTCAATGCA GTGATGGGCTGCATTCACTCTTTCAACCTTGTGTTTCTGCTGATAGAGACTACTCTTAACAACTTG GAGTTCCCTTGGTTCAGAATGACGTATTTCGTTCTTTGGACATGCTCGTATGTAATCATCCAATGGGTCGTACATGTTTGTGGCTTGAAATG GTGGCCGTACCCATTCCTTAACCCTGCAGCACCATGGGCTCCACTATG GTATTTCTGCATCGCACTACTCCATTTGGCGTGCTACACCGTGTATTGGGCCATTGTAAGGGGAACGAATTGGTGGCTTAGATCTTGTACTATCCCCACGCGTTAA
- the LOC127764484 gene encoding probable protein phosphatase 2C 2: MVAGAEVMHQVVPLLEASFHRRCSVKGVDEVSPPVEEMSPEAASEAAIEVPELMVKAPVESLQFSPNIRSGSFADIGPRRYMEDEHIRIDDLSGHLGSLLMCPAPNAFYGVFDGHGGPDAAAYMKRHAIRLFFEDSEFPQALEEDESFYVSVEKSIHNAFLSADLALADDLAISRSSGTTALAALIFGRQLLVANAGDCRAVLCRKGVAVEMSRDHRPTYDAEHERITECGGYIEDGYLNGVLSVTRALGDWDMKMPQGSQSPLIAEPEFQQTTLTEDDEFLIIGCDGIWDVMSSQHAVTIVRKGLRRHDDPERCARELAMEAKRLQTFDNLTVIVICFGSELGGGSPSSEQALIRRVRCCKSLSSEALCNLKKWLEPNE, encoded by the exons atggTGGCCGGGGCGGAGGTGATGCATCAGGTCGTGCCGCTGCTGGAGGCGTCGTTCCACCGCCGGTGCTCCGTGAAGGGGGTCGACGAggtgtcgccgccggtggaggaGATGTCGCCGGAGGCTGCCTCGGAAGCCGCCATCGAGGTGCCTGAACTG ATGGTTAAGGCACCCGTGGAATCACTACAGTTTTCCCCCAACATTCGATCTGGTAGCTTTGCCGATATTGGACCTAGGCGGTACATGGAAGATGAACATATCAGAATTGATGATCTTTCTGGTCATCTTGGCTCACTGTTGATGTGCCCTGCACCTAATGCCTTCTATGGG GTCTTTGATGGCCATGGGGGTCCAGATGCAGCAGCCTACATGAAAAGGCATGCTATAAGGCTGTTCTTTGAGGATTCTGAGTTCCCACAGGCATTAGAAGAAGATGAATCATTTTATGTATCAGTTGAGAAATCTATCCACAATGCATTCTTGAGCGCAGACCTTGCTCTCGCTGACGATTTGGCTATCAGCCGATCATCAGGAACAACAGCTCTTGCTGCTTTGATATTTGGAAG GCAGCTGTTGGTCGCGAATGCTGGGGACTGCCGCGCGGTCCTGTGTCGGAAAGGTGTAGCTGTGGAGATGTCTCGTGATCACAGGCCAACATATGATGCAGAGCATGAAAGGATTACCGAGTGTGGGGGATACATTGAGGATGGCTACCTCAATGGAGTACTATCTGTGACCAGGGCATTGGGGGATTGGGACATGAAAATGCCTCAAGGCTCGCAGTCGCCTCTCATCGCCGAGCCAGAGTTCCAGCAAACCACACTCACCGAAGACGACGAGTTCCTCATCATAGGCTGCGATGGGATATGGGACGTCATGAGCAGCCAGCACGCGGTGACCATAGTCCGCAAGGGGCTCCGACGACACGATGACCCCGAGAGGTGCGCGAGGGAGCTTGCCATGGAGGCGAAGAGGCTCCAGACCTTTGACAACCTCACGGTGATAGTCATCTGCTTTGGATCTGAGCTCGGTGGTGGTTCACCGTCTTCGGAGCAGGCGCTGATCAGGAGGGTTAGATGTTGCAAGAGCCTGTCTTCAGAGGCCCTTTGCAACCTGAAGAAATGGCTGGAACCTAATGagtag